A DNA window from Gemella massiliensis contains the following coding sequences:
- a CDS encoding BaiN/RdsA family NAD(P)/FAD-dependent oxidoreductase: MKQYDVIIIGLGSAGLMIADRLNNSGLNVLVLERNKRAGIKLLLTGNGRCNVMSNDNAEDFINAVHNGRFLRSSYHKYNIKKFFDKHNLPLKLENRRLYPASEKAIDVVNCFKIDHIKVNYKEKVEDLIFNNEKLIGVKTQTNSYYGENIVVCTGGKSYPKSGSDGMLHKILKKYGIKQTKIYPSEVALIFDDFIELSGVTLQNVRMFHKKNERIGDLLFTHKGLSGPLAISMGEFVARFPEDKFYLDFYPELNEEQLFNKLWSDNKFLSKKFPKSFYNFMLRYFPENISKKELRKFISKIKRYELIGVKTMALEYAFTTAGGVDLKEVNPKNCSHKKIDNLYFAGEILDLHGEIGGYNLMVAWLTGMTVADSIKEKFSK, encoded by the coding sequence ATGAAACAATATGATGTAATAATTATCGGTCTTGGAAGTGCAGGGCTTATGATAGCTGATAGGTTAAATAATAGCGGACTTAATGTTTTAGTTCTTGAGAGAAATAAGCGAGCGGGAATAAAACTTCTTTTAACAGGAAATGGCAGATGTAATGTTATGTCGAACGATAATGCTGAAGATTTTATAAATGCAGTTCATAACGGTAGATTTTTAAGAAGTTCTTACCATAAATACAATATTAAAAAATTTTTCGACAAACATAATTTACCACTAAAATTAGAGAATAGAAGACTGTATCCTGCCAGTGAGAAAGCGATAGATGTCGTTAATTGTTTTAAGATAGACCACATTAAGGTGAATTATAAAGAAAAAGTAGAAGATTTAATTTTTAATAATGAAAAACTCATTGGGGTAAAAACTCAGACGAATTCTTATTATGGGGAAAATATTGTTGTTTGTACGGGTGGAAAAAGCTATCCGAAAAGTGGTAGCGACGGTATGCTTCATAAAATACTAAAAAAATATGGTATAAAACAAACAAAAATTTATCCTAGTGAGGTGGCATTGATATTTGATGATTTTATAGAATTGTCAGGTGTAACCTTGCAAAATGTCAGAATGTTTCATAAGAAAAATGAAAGAATAGGAGATTTGCTCTTTACTCATAAGGGATTAAGCGGGCCTTTAGCGATTTCAATGGGAGAGTTCGTGGCGAGATTTCCGGAAGATAAGTTTTATTTAGATTTTTATCCGGAGTTAAATGAAGAACAGTTATTTAATAAATTATGGAGTGACAATAAGTTTTTAAGTAAAAAATTTCCAAAAAGTTTTTATAATTTTATGCTTCGGTATTTTCCGGAAAATATTAGCAAAAAAGAATTGAGAAAGTTTATATCTAAAATTAAACGTTATGAATTAATCGGCGTAAAAACTATGGCTTTAGAATATGCTTTTACAACAGCAGGAGGTGTTGATTTAAAAGAAGTTAATCCGAAAAATTGTAGTCATAAGAAGATAGATAATTTATATTTTGCCGGAGAAATTTTGGATTTGCATGGTGAAATAGGTGGTTATAATCTTATGGTGGCATGGTTAACAGGTATGACGGTAGCGGATTCTATAAAGGAAAAGTTTAGTAAATAA
- the adhE gene encoding bifunctional acetaldehyde-CoA/alcohol dehydrogenase — protein sequence MVKETIAAVNPVEEVNTLVEKALVALDEFKKIEDQEKIDTIVQAAAVAALEAHGPLAVAAVKETGRGIVEDKATKNLYACEYIVNYMRGLKTVGIVSKDDVDGLTAIAEPVGVVCGVVPTTNPTSTTVFKSLICLKTRNPIIFSFHPSANECSKQAARIVRDAAVKAGAPENCIQFIEKPSMEGTHAIMNHDGVATILATGGNAMVRAAYSCGKPALGVGAGNVPAYVHKDAKLKQAVNDIVLSKAFDNGMICASEQAAIVDKELYTDFIKIMKSHHVHFVNKEEKAKLENLLFGVEANSENCGGAKLNSVIVGKPATEIAKMAGFEVPKGTVILAAECSEVGVNEPLTREKLSPVLAVLKSTSTEDGIEKSRQMVEFNGLGHTAAVHTQDEAVAEEFGKVVRACRVVWNSPSTFGGIGDVYNAFIPSLTLGCGSYGRNSVSGNVNAINLLNIKLIGRRNNNMQWFKVPPKIYFEPNAIKYLSEMEGLERVMIVTDESMVKLGFVGRIIDQLNRRKNKIQYEVFAGVEPNPDITTVRRGLEAMNTFKPNAIVALGGGSPMDASKIMWLFYERPDADFTELVQKFADIRKRTVKFPHLGQKAKFIAVPTTSGTGSEVTPFAVISDKENDKKYPLADYAITPHVAIVDPVMVQTVPSRPTAATGMDVLTHATEAYTSILANDYTDGLALRAIKLVFENLEKSVKEFDKDAREKMHNASCLAGMAFANAFLGISHSMAHKIGGKFHTVHGETNATLLPYVIKYNGTRPGKVSLWPKYEHYQADERFQDIAKLLGLKADTPEQAVDSYAQAVFELGKRVGTPMCFKDHGVDYEAFKAALPTLAMDAYEDQCTPANPRLAMIDDMAGIMEAAWFGYDKKKFVENK from the coding sequence ATGGTAAAAGAAACTATTGCGGCTGTTAACCCAGTCGAAGAAGTTAATACATTAGTTGAAAAAGCACTCGTTGCTTTAGATGAGTTTAAGAAGATAGAAGATCAAGAAAAAATTGATACTATCGTTCAAGCGGCTGCTGTCGCTGCGTTGGAAGCTCATGGACCATTAGCGGTTGCCGCTGTTAAGGAAACAGGTCGCGGTATCGTTGAAGATAAAGCTACTAAAAACCTTTATGCTTGCGAGTACATCGTTAACTATATGCGTGGCTTAAAAACAGTGGGTATAGTCAGCAAAGACGATGTGGACGGTTTAACAGCAATCGCAGAACCTGTTGGAGTTGTGTGCGGTGTAGTTCCGACTACAAACCCTACATCAACTACAGTTTTCAAATCACTTATTTGTTTGAAAACACGTAATCCGATTATCTTCAGTTTCCACCCATCTGCTAATGAATGTTCTAAACAAGCTGCAAGAATCGTAAGAGATGCCGCTGTTAAAGCAGGAGCGCCTGAAAACTGCATTCAGTTTATCGAAAAACCTTCAATGGAAGGAACTCACGCTATTATGAATCACGACGGAGTCGCTACTATTTTAGCAACCGGTGGTAATGCAATGGTTAGAGCCGCTTATTCTTGCGGTAAACCTGCTTTAGGAGTTGGTGCCGGTAACGTACCCGCTTATGTTCATAAAGATGCTAAACTAAAACAAGCTGTAAATGATATTGTTCTTAGTAAAGCATTTGATAACGGTATGATTTGTGCAAGTGAACAGGCAGCTATCGTTGATAAAGAATTGTATACTGATTTTATTAAAATTATGAAATCACACCATGTTCATTTCGTTAACAAAGAAGAAAAAGCTAAATTGGAAAACTTACTATTCGGTGTTGAAGCTAATTCTGAAAATTGTGGCGGTGCTAAACTAAACTCTGTTATAGTTGGTAAGCCTGCTACAGAAATTGCTAAAATGGCAGGTTTTGAAGTTCCTAAGGGAACAGTTATCCTAGCTGCTGAATGTAGTGAAGTTGGCGTTAATGAACCTTTAACTCGTGAAAAATTATCTCCTGTTCTTGCAGTATTAAAATCTACAAGCACCGAAGATGGTATCGAAAAATCTCGTCAAATGGTTGAATTTAACGGATTAGGACACACCGCAGCCGTTCACACACAAGATGAAGCGGTTGCCGAAGAGTTCGGTAAAGTAGTAAGAGCATGTCGTGTTGTTTGGAATTCTCCTTCAACATTCGGTGGTATCGGCGATGTTTATAATGCCTTTATCCCTTCTCTAACATTAGGTTGCGGTAGTTATGGTAGAAACTCTGTATCCGGAAATGTTAACGCAATTAACCTGTTAAATATTAAATTAATCGGTCGAAGAAATAATAATATGCAATGGTTTAAAGTACCACCTAAAATTTACTTTGAACCAAATGCGATTAAATACTTGAGTGAAATGGAGGGTTTAGAAAGAGTGATGATCGTAACTGACGAATCTATGGTTAAATTAGGATTTGTCGGACGTATCATCGATCAACTAAATCGTCGCAAAAATAAAATTCAATATGAAGTATTTGCCGGTGTTGAACCTAACCCTGATATTACAACTGTACGCCGTGGGTTAGAAGCTATGAACACATTTAAACCTAATGCAATCGTTGCACTTGGTGGTGGTTCTCCAATGGATGCCTCTAAAATTATGTGGCTGTTTTATGAAAGACCCGATGCAGACTTTACAGAACTGGTGCAAAAATTTGCCGATATTAGAAAACGTACTGTAAAATTCCCTCATCTTGGTCAAAAAGCTAAATTTATCGCAGTACCGACAACATCAGGTACCGGTAGTGAAGTAACACCGTTTGCCGTTATTTCCGATAAAGAAAATGACAAAAAATATCCATTAGCTGACTATGCTATTACCCCTCATGTTGCTATCGTTGATCCGGTAATGGTACAAACCGTACCGTCACGCCCAACAGCAGCAACAGGTATGGACGTTCTTACTCATGCGACAGAAGCATATACTTCTATTCTGGCAAATGACTATACAGACGGTTTAGCACTTCGTGCAATTAAGTTGGTATTTGAAAACCTAGAAAAATCTGTTAAAGAGTTTGACAAAGATGCACGTGAAAAAATGCACAACGCTTCTTGCCTAGCCGGTATGGCATTCGCCAATGCATTCTTAGGAATATCGCACTCTATGGCACATAAAATCGGTGGTAAGTTCCATACTGTACACGGCGAAACTAATGCAACACTTTTACCTTATGTAATAAAATACAATGGTACTCGCCCCGGTAAAGTATCACTATGGCCTAAATATGAACATTATCAAGCAGATGAAAGATTCCAAGATATAGCCAAATTATTAGGGTTAAAAGCCGACACCCCTGAACAAGCTGTCGATTCTTATGCACAAGCAGTATTTGAACTTGGAAAACGTGTCGGAACTCCTATGTGCTTTAAAGACCATGGAGTTGACTACGAAGCATTTAAAGCTGCTCTTCCTACTCTTGCGATGGATGCGTATGAAGACCAATGTACTCCTGCAAATCCTAGATTAGCTATGATTGATGATATGGCAGGCATTATGGAAGCTGCATGGTTCGGATACGATAAAAAGAAATTTGTAGAAAATAAATAA
- a CDS encoding transglycosylase domain-containing protein — MKQKKYKGKILLGLALLFSLGVGVVFGFIGGLVKSQPLLSFEEMHEQINDISENSDVYFGSGEKLGTINSELIRKSISFDEMGDNVKNAIIASEDANFYSNSGIEVLSIARALYSEMSGKSNTGGSTITQQLVKNQLLDNTHSYERKAKEILLSLRVTNSFTKREILETYLNVASFGKNSLGQNISGIESASQGVFGKHAKELNIAQAAYLIGFVQSPFKYTPFDEKGNIKSDSELQLGFARQQYVLKRMVKLGYISKDDYNEALRFDIKGAFIKQKSTEYTNYPYIRDEITTSAAEILAEQTAKKNNEFEKFKNDSTYREELIEKSRIKFITGGYKVKTTIDKNLYDTLNNAKNTFKSYPSARNGGVTYPMEIGASVIENNTGKILAFIGGVDYNKQQLNHATRTFRSPGSSIKPLLVYGPAIDKGYITPNSTVLDKRFNYNGWKPENFSRTEYGYIPAKEALARSLNLSTVRLYSAFVNENPVEQYLERMNFKKMDEGDKKNLAAAIGGLSHGVSVTENTNAFATFANNGKYKKAYIIDEIRNNKDELVYSSNFAPVKIYEESTSYLIVKMLNNVINASYGTSVDIGKNLKFNNKNLFVKTGTSEYYNDLWVVGGTKNITVGLWAGYDKPTTVPSYDYAHKAWTHVMNAIYDYSNKLVSPDTEFEKPSSVIDSDINPYNNSKGTISDMIPKDFKELDKEKTLLKFGFNIDKTLTFRTPSKPKEKDKDDDKDKEDKDNQTSDAVEPQNPSSRDDDDHE, encoded by the coding sequence ATGAAACAAAAAAAATACAAAGGAAAAATATTACTTGGGTTAGCACTTCTTTTTAGCCTCGGTGTCGGTGTAGTATTCGGCTTTATCGGTGGATTGGTCAAATCACAACCACTATTATCTTTTGAAGAAATGCACGAACAAATTAATGATATTAGCGAAAATAGTGATGTTTATTTCGGTAGCGGTGAAAAACTCGGAACAATTAACTCCGAATTAATTCGAAAGTCTATCAGTTTTGATGAGATGGGTGACAATGTTAAAAATGCGATTATTGCCAGTGAAGATGCCAACTTTTATTCAAATAGCGGCATTGAAGTATTATCAATAGCTAGAGCATTATATAGCGAAATGTCCGGCAAATCAAATACCGGCGGCAGTACCATTACTCAACAACTTGTCAAAAATCAGTTGCTTGATAACACGCATTCTTATGAAAGAAAAGCTAAAGAGATACTACTTTCACTTAGAGTTACTAATAGTTTTACAAAACGTGAAATACTTGAAACTTACTTAAATGTTGCCTCATTTGGAAAAAATAGTCTCGGGCAAAATATTAGCGGTATTGAATCAGCTTCACAAGGGGTATTCGGTAAACATGCTAAAGAATTAAATATTGCTCAAGCCGCTTATCTTATCGGCTTTGTTCAATCTCCATTCAAATACACACCGTTTGATGAAAAAGGAAATATAAAATCTGATTCAGAACTACAATTAGGCTTTGCTCGTCAACAATATGTACTAAAACGCATGGTAAAATTAGGTTATATTTCAAAAGATGATTACAACGAAGCGTTACGTTTTGATATTAAAGGGGCGTTCATTAAACAAAAAAGCACAGAATATACAAACTACCCATATATACGCGACGAAATAACCACATCTGCCGCAGAAATTTTGGCAGAACAGACAGCGAAGAAAAATAATGAATTTGAAAAATTTAAAAACGACAGCACATATCGTGAAGAGCTTATAGAAAAAAGTCGTATTAAGTTTATTACCGGCGGGTACAAAGTAAAAACCACCATTGATAAAAATCTGTATGATACACTAAATAATGCTAAAAATACTTTTAAATCGTATCCAAGTGCGAGAAACGGAGGTGTTACTTATCCAATGGAAATAGGGGCTTCTGTTATCGAGAACAATACAGGAAAAATCTTAGCATTTATCGGCGGGGTAGATTATAATAAGCAACAACTTAATCACGCTACAAGAACATTTCGTTCTCCCGGTTCTTCTATTAAGCCTTTACTTGTTTATGGCCCTGCCATTGATAAAGGATATATCACTCCTAACTCAACAGTACTGGACAAAAGATTTAATTATAATGGCTGGAAACCTGAAAACTTCAGCAGAACAGAGTACGGTTATATCCCTGCTAAAGAAGCATTAGCACGTTCTCTCAACTTATCAACTGTACGACTATACTCTGCTTTTGTTAATGAGAATCCTGTTGAACAATATTTAGAAAGAATGAATTTTAAAAAAATGGATGAGGGTGATAAAAAGAATCTCGCCGCTGCAATAGGCGGTTTATCACATGGGGTTTCAGTTACAGAAAATACAAATGCTTTCGCCACTTTCGCCAATAACGGAAAATATAAGAAAGCCTATATTATTGATGAAATTCGCAACAATAAAGATGAGTTAGTTTATTCTTCAAATTTTGCACCGGTAAAAATATATGAAGAATCAACAAGTTATTTAATAGTGAAAATGTTAAACAACGTTATTAATGCCAGCTATGGTACATCAGTCGATATTGGTAAAAATCTGAAATTTAATAATAAAAACCTTTTTGTTAAAACGGGTACTTCAGAATATTATAATGACCTTTGGGTAGTAGGCGGCACTAAAAACATCACAGTCGGATTATGGGCAGGTTATGACAAACCGACAACAGTTCCGTCGTATGACTATGCACATAAAGCGTGGACACATGTCATGAATGCTATATACGACTATAGTAATAAATTAGTTTCTCCTGATACGGAATTTGAAAAACCTTCTTCTGTCATAGACTCGGATATTAATCCATATAACAATTCTAAAGGTACTATTTCGGATATGATACCAAAAGACTTTAAAGAATTAGATAAGGAAAAAACTTTATTAAAATTCGGTTTTAATATTGATAAAACTTTAACTTTTCGAACTCCATCTAAACCTAAAGAAAAGGACAAAGATGATGACAAAGATAAAGAAGATAAGGACAATCAAACATCTGATGCAGTAGAACCGCAAAACCCGTCTTCAAGAGACGATGACGATCACGAATAA
- a CDS encoding type I restriction-modification system subunit M, whose product MSNFVNGNNEAIQRTELHRKIWAIADDVRGAVDGWDFKQYILGILFYRFISENITEFFNSAEQEAGDLEFDYADISDEEAEQYFRPNTVEDKGFFILPSQLFKNVVKFAKDNENLNTDLANIFKAIEGSAIGFASEDDIKGLFEDVDTTSNRLGGTVAEKNKRLADILIGIAEINFENFQNNDIDAFGDAYEYLISNYASNAGKSGGEFFTPQTVSKLLARIVMDGKEKINKVYDPTCGSGSLLLQMKKQFDDHIIDEGFFGQEINMTNFNLARMNMFLHNINYNNFSIKRGDTLLNPTHKDEKPFDAIVSNPPYSIKWVGDADPTLINDERFAPAGKLAPKSYADYAFIMHSLSYLSSSGRAAIVCFPGIFYRKGAEKIIRKYLIDNNFIDCVIQLPENLFFGTSIATCILVMAKNKIENKVLFIDASKEFKKETNNNILEEKNICAIVDEFRNRTDKEYFSRYVDRTEIEENDYNLSVSTYVEKEDTREVIDIKVLNKEIEETVKKIDELRSSINEIVKALEDE is encoded by the coding sequence ATGTCAAATTTTGTAAATGGTAATAATGAAGCAATACAGAGAACAGAATTGCATAGAAAAATTTGGGCTATCGCTGATGATGTTCGTGGGGCGGTAGATGGTTGGGATTTTAAACAGTATATTTTAGGAATTTTATTTTATAGATTTATTTCTGAAAATATTACAGAATTTTTTAATTCTGCAGAACAAGAAGCTGGAGACTTGGAATTCGATTATGCAGATATTTCTGATGAAGAAGCAGAACAATACTTCAGACCTAATACTGTAGAAGATAAGGGATTTTTCATATTACCGAGTCAACTTTTTAAAAATGTTGTTAAATTCGCTAAAGATAATGAAAACCTTAATACTGATTTAGCCAATATATTTAAAGCGATTGAAGGCAGTGCGATAGGTTTTGCATCAGAAGATGATATTAAAGGTTTGTTTGAAGATGTTGACACAACCAGCAACCGTTTAGGTGGAACAGTAGCAGAAAAAAATAAAAGGTTAGCTGATATTTTAATAGGTATAGCGGAAATAAATTTTGAAAACTTTCAAAATAATGACATAGACGCTTTTGGCGATGCTTATGAGTATTTAATTTCGAATTATGCAAGTAATGCAGGAAAATCAGGTGGAGAGTTTTTCACTCCGCAAACCGTATCAAAACTTTTAGCAAGAATTGTAATGGACGGAAAAGAAAAGATAAACAAAGTGTATGACCCAACTTGTGGAAGCGGAAGTTTACTTTTACAGATGAAAAAACAATTCGACGACCATATCATAGACGAAGGTTTTTTCGGTCAGGAAATAAATATGACTAACTTTAACTTGGCTCGTATGAACATGTTTCTTCATAATATTAATTACAATAACTTTTCAATCAAAAGAGGAGATACTTTACTCAATCCAACGCACAAAGATGAAAAGCCTTTTGATGCAATTGTTTCAAATCCACCCTATTCAATTAAATGGGTAGGAGATGCTGACCCAACATTAATTAATGATGAACGTTTTGCTCCTGCGGGAAAATTGGCGCCGAAATCTTATGCGGACTATGCTTTTATTATGCACTCATTAAGTTATCTTTCAAGTAGTGGTAGAGCTGCTATAGTATGTTTTCCGGGGATTTTCTATAGAAAAGGTGCGGAAAAAATTATACGTAAATATTTAATAGATAATAACTTCATAGATTGTGTAATACAGTTACCTGAAAATTTATTCTTCGGTACATCAATAGCAACCTGTATCTTAGTTATGGCAAAAAATAAGATTGAAAACAAGGTGCTTTTTATTGATGCAAGTAAAGAATTTAAAAAAGAAACGAATAATAATATCTTGGAAGAAAAAAATATATGTGCAATAGTGGATGAATTTAGAAACAGAACAGACAAAGAATATTTTTCAAGATATGTAGATAGAACTGAAATAGAAGAAAATGATTACAATCTATCTGTTTCTACTTATGTTGAAAAAGAAGATACCAGAGAAGTAATTGACATAAAAGTTCTAAACAAAGAAATTGAAGAAACAGTAAAGAAAATAGACGAACTAAGAAGCTCAATAAATGAAATTGTAAAGGCGCTTGAAGATGAGTAA
- the tyrS gene encoding tyrosine--tRNA ligase: MSKLLEDLKYRDLVYQQTDEEGIKKLLEREQVSIYCGTDPTGNSLHIGHLLPFLTLKRFQQHGHRPVVLIGGGTGIIGDPSGRSEERQLQSLDVIKENAKKLEAQLRNIFRGDDNILFVNNYDWLSDISMIEFLRDYGKLVNINYLLAKDSISSRLENGLSFTEFSYTVLQGIDYAHLNEHHNVKMQIGGSDQWGNITTGLEIMRKLRGDVEAYGFTIPLMLKADGTKFGKSTGGAVWLDPEQTTPYEFYQFWFNTADTEVIPALKKFTFLEKEVIDKLSESVEKEPNLRLAQKTLAEEMVKIVHGEQALESALNITKALFSGDIKTLTSKELAQAVKGLPKSELDKQERNIIDFLVDSSIVSSKRQAREDVNNGAIYINGDKITDLDYTVSKKDHLEGNYTIIRRGKKNYLLVEYK; encoded by the coding sequence ATGAGTAAGTTGCTAGAAGATTTAAAGTATAGAGATTTGGTATACCAACAAACTGATGAAGAAGGTATTAAAAAATTATTAGAAAGAGAACAAGTATCAATTTACTGCGGAACAGATCCGACCGGTAATTCACTACATATAGGTCACTTATTACCGTTTTTAACATTAAAAAGATTTCAGCAACATGGACATAGACCGGTTGTTCTAATTGGCGGCGGTACGGGTATTATCGGAGATCCGTCGGGACGAAGCGAAGAACGTCAATTGCAAAGTTTAGACGTTATCAAAGAAAATGCTAAAAAATTAGAAGCACAATTACGTAATATTTTTCGTGGAGATGATAATATATTATTTGTTAATAATTACGATTGGCTTAGTGATATTTCAATGATAGAATTTCTACGTGATTATGGAAAATTAGTCAATATTAACTACCTGCTTGCAAAGGATTCAATTTCAAGTCGATTGGAAAACGGTCTATCATTCACGGAATTTAGTTATACAGTCCTACAAGGTATTGATTATGCCCATTTGAATGAACATCATAATGTAAAAATGCAAATTGGTGGTTCTGATCAATGGGGAAACATTACAACAGGATTGGAAATTATGAGAAAACTTCGTGGTGATGTAGAGGCGTACGGGTTTACAATTCCGTTAATGTTAAAAGCTGATGGAACAAAATTCGGGAAATCAACAGGTGGAGCGGTATGGTTAGATCCGGAACAAACAACACCATATGAATTTTATCAATTTTGGTTTAATACGGCAGATACAGAAGTTATTCCTGCACTTAAAAAATTCACATTTTTAGAAAAAGAAGTAATAGATAAATTAAGTGAGAGCGTAGAAAAAGAACCAAACTTACGTCTTGCACAAAAAACATTGGCGGAAGAAATGGTAAAAATTGTTCATGGAGAACAAGCATTGGAAAGTGCCTTAAATATTACAAAAGCACTGTTTTCAGGGGATATTAAAACACTAACTTCAAAAGAACTGGCACAAGCTGTAAAAGGATTGCCAAAAAGTGAATTAGATAAACAAGAACGTAATATTATAGATTTCTTAGTAGACAGCAGTATAGTGTCATCAAAACGTCAAGCACGTGAAGATGTAAACAACGGAGCAATCTACATAAACGGAGATAAAATTACAGATTTAGATTATACAGTAAGCAAAAAAGACCACTTAGAAGGTAACTATACAATTATACGCCGAGGCAAGAAAAATTATTTATTAGTTGAATATAAGTAG
- a CDS encoding methylated-DNA--[protein]-cysteine S-methyltransferase — MFYYRCLIRGDYYYLVTNSDDLVFVGSPNKNIDEIYNFLGEVNLIENYNKVKKYSQKLYEYFINQKEINNIKIPEGTEFQKLVWTAVRSIPYGEIRTYSDIARQLDKPKAVRAVAAAIGKNPLLIFIPCHRVLGKNCNLCGYRGGLELKQKLLEMEKVFKK; from the coding sequence ATGTTTTATTATAGGTGCTTAATACGAGGTGATTATTACTACTTGGTAACAAATAGCGATGATTTAGTATTCGTTGGCAGTCCTAATAAAAATATAGATGAAATTTATAATTTTTTGGGCGAAGTAAATTTAATAGAAAATTACAACAAAGTGAAAAAATATAGTCAGAAGCTTTATGAATATTTTATTAATCAAAAAGAAATAAACAATATAAAAATTCCTGAAGGAACCGAATTTCAAAAGTTGGTTTGGACGGCGGTAAGGAGTATTCCTTATGGAGAAATCAGAACATACTCGGATATAGCAAGACAGTTGGATAAGCCGAAAGCAGTCCGTGCTGTGGCTGCTGCAATAGGGAAAAATCCGCTGTTGATATTTATACCCTGCCATAGAGTATTAGGGAAAAACTGTAATCTTTGTGGGTATCGCGGGGGATTGGAATTGAAGCAAAAATTGTTAGAAATGGAAAAAGTTTTTAAGAAATAA
- a CDS encoding metal-sulfur cluster assembly factor, with product MEDLKDRVIEALETVIDPELGIDIMNLGLIYDVKMSEDNKHAVVDMTLTSMGCPMGPLIVEQVETAMMGVDEIEKVDVNIVWEPAWTKDKMSRYAKIALGVIDYE from the coding sequence ATGGAAGATTTAAAAGATAGAGTAATAGAAGCACTGGAAACAGTAATAGATCCGGAATTAGGGATTGATATAATGAATTTGGGTCTTATTTATGATGTTAAGATGAGTGAGGATAATAAACATGCCGTTGTAGATATGACTTTAACATCAATGGGCTGTCCTATGGGACCACTCATCGTTGAACAGGTAGAGACTGCGATGATGGGGGTAGATGAAATAGAAAAGGTTGATGTTAATATTGTTTGGGAACCTGCATGGACGAAAGATAAAATGTCAAGATATGCAAAAATAGCATTAGGAGTAATTGATTACGAATAG
- the rpiA gene encoding ribose-5-phosphate isomerase RpiA, producing MNLKEIVGKKAAEYVKDGMIVGLGTGSTVFYFVHALADKVKAGLNIEMVSTSIQTVELAKSLGLNIRALEDVDHIDLAVDGVDEIDKNFNAIKGGGAALFREKIVADIADKVIWIYDESKDVKKLGNFNLPVEILPFGYSHTIRKLEQIGLNPILRLKDEKILVTDNHNYIVDLHLGYGFDINDVKEKLSNIVGVVEHGLFLNMCKLCIKGTDNGAIVIENPNKK from the coding sequence ATGAATTTAAAAGAAATTGTTGGTAAAAAAGCTGCCGAATATGTAAAAGATGGGATGATAGTAGGACTGGGAACCGGTTCGACAGTTTTCTATTTTGTTCATGCTCTAGCAGATAAGGTGAAAGCCGGATTGAACATTGAAATGGTTTCAACATCAATTCAAACTGTAGAATTAGCTAAAAGTCTTGGTTTAAATATCAGGGCTTTGGAAGATGTAGATCATATTGACCTTGCTGTTGATGGAGTAGATGAAATAGATAAAAATTTCAATGCCATTAAAGGTGGCGGCGCTGCTTTGTTTAGAGAAAAAATTGTTGCCGATATTGCCGATAAGGTTATCTGGATTTACGATGAAAGTAAAGACGTGAAAAAATTAGGTAATTTTAATTTACCGGTGGAAATTTTGCCCTTTGGTTATAGTCACACAATTCGCAAATTGGAACAAATAGGCTTAAATCCGATATTACGTCTTAAAGATGAAAAAATACTCGTAACGGATAATCATAATTACATTGTTGACTTACATTTAGGGTATGGTTTTGATATAAATGATGTAAAAGAAAAATTAAGCAATATTGTTGGGGTAGTAGAGCATGGATTATTCCTTAATATGTGTAAATTATGTATAAAAGGTACTGATAATGGAGCTATTGTTATAGAAAATCCAAATAAAAAATAA